In one window of Eleutherodactylus coqui strain aEleCoq1 chromosome 10, aEleCoq1.hap1, whole genome shotgun sequence DNA:
- the LOC136581044 gene encoding P2Y purinoceptor 4-like encodes MDQFSAATSYPSNFPQNEVNQTDDICVFNEEFKYFLLPASYSVVLILGLPLNLTAIWIFFAQMRPWSPTTVYMFNLGLSDTLYLLSLPTLIHYYANRNNWPFGEPLCKIVRFLFYTNLYCSILFLTCISVHRYMGVCHPLFTLQRMKARYAHMLCAGVWLSVSACLVPNLIFVTISPRGNDTLCHDTTQPEEFENYVEYSTAVMSLLFGVPCLVIAVCYGLMARELMKPIESGSRRTLPSYKKRSIKTIAVVLTVFVICFLPFHITRTMYYYFRLLDADCQLLNVINLVYKITRPLASANSCFDPVLYFLASDNYQRRLAAALTKLLCLRRLPTCQSGLMAHGKQTGLAVISAKDAEENGSIGNLLAVQEEDGQVADTEEGISVQKNRNNQRAEESIEMPGAKNQRDDIGNDVESRTYAVLSTAGGYQSDHKKDGRKCIESNTEIDWKKMGKKSERKKRAGGFKGRRSLKATRDLEEPNEEVESRSCWNLLDSIQQEAQCVWPDPIEDTDGERTRHSLPTM; translated from the coding sequence ATGGATCAGTTCTCCGCAGCTACGTCCTACCCGTCCAACTTTCCACAGAATGAAGTTAATCAGACAGACGACATCTGTGTCTTCAACGAGGAATTTAAGTATTTTTTGCTGCCAGCGTCCTACAGCGTCGTTCTTATCCTGGGTCTGCCATTAAATCTTACAGCCATTTGGATATTCTTTGCACAGATGCGCCCGTGGAGCCCTACAACAGTTTATATGTTTAACCTGGGCctgtctgacactttgtatctgtTGTCACTGCCCACACTGATACATTACTATGCTAATCGCAACAACTGGCCCTTTGGGGAGCCTTTATGCAAGATTGTACGCTTCCTCTTCTATACAAACCTGTACTGCAGCATCCTCTTTCTCACCTGTATCAGTGTTCACCGCTACATGGGTGTCTGTCACCCACTCTTTACTCTACAGAGAATGAAGGCTAGATATGCCCATATGTTGTGTGCTGGGGTATGGCTGTCAGTCAGCGCCTGTCTGGTGCCTAATCTTATTTTTGTTACTATCAGCCCCAGGGGTAATGACACATTATGCCATGACACGACTCAGCCGGAGGAGTTTGAGAACTACGTTGAGTACAGTACGGCTGTTATGAGCCTCCTGTTCGGTGTACCTTGCCTTGTGATTGCGGTCTGTTATGGACTCATGGCTAGAGAGTTAATGAAACCGATAGAAAGTGGCTCACGCAGGACACTACCCTCCTACAAGAAGAGATCCATCAAAACCATTGCGGTGGTCCTTACAGTATTTGTCATTTGTTTCCTACCTTTTCATATAACCCGTACAATGTATTATTATTTTCGACTGTTGGATGCAGATTGTCAACTACTCAATGTCATTAATTTAGTATACAAGATAACACGTCCTTTGGCCAGTGCCAATAGTTGCTTTGACCCCGTCTTGTATTTCTTGGCCAGTGATAATTATCAAAGGAGACTGGCTGCTGCTCTGACAAAACTTTTGTGTTTAAGACGTCTCCCTACATGCCAATCAGGGCTGATGGCACACGGAAAACAGACCGGTCTAGCCGTTATTTCAGCCAAAGACGCTGAAGAAAATGGTAGCATAGGCAACCTCTTGGctgtgcaggaggaagacggacaGGTAGCTGATACAGAAGAAGGGATAAGTGTGCAGAAGAACAGGAATAATCAGAGAGCAGAAGAAAGCATTGAAATGCCTGGGGCAAAAAACCAAAGAGATGACATAGGGAATGACGTTGAGAGTAGAACATATGCTGTACTCTCTACAGCCGGGGGTTATCAGAGTGACCACAAGAAAGACGGACGTAAATGTATAGAGAGCAATACTGAAATTGAttggaaaaaaatgggaaaaaagtcagagagaaagaaaagagCTGGAGGATTCAAAGGCCGCAGGAGTCTAAAAGCAACGAGAGATCTGGAGGAGCCAAATGAAGAAGTAGAAAGCAGATCATGCTGGAATTTACTGGACTCCATTCAACAGGAGGCTCAGTGTGTGTGGCCCGATCCCATTGAGGATACTGATGGGGAAAGGACGCGGCACAGCCTGCCGACTATGTAA